The proteins below are encoded in one region of Pontibacter deserti:
- a CDS encoding HipA family kinase, whose product MSKLNSTCMINESQIRTVQVVRYVTPLREGGSLPAIVEADDEFMYVLKFRGAGQGIKALIAELISGEIARVLGFRVPEIVFVELDEAFGRTEPDEEIQDLLRASEGLNLGLHYLSGSITFDALITTIDERLASQIVWLDSLVTNVDRTPRNTNMLMWHKQLWLIDHGASLFFHHAWQNWEEQAKRPFGQIKDHVLLPQATELDEVDTAFKAILTEERIAAIVALVPDEWLATVESPFETVEEHRQAYATFLNTRIAHSETFIREAQHARKALI is encoded by the coding sequence ATGAGCAAATTGAATAGCACGTGTATGATAAATGAATCTCAAATCAGAACCGTTCAGGTAGTCCGGTATGTAACGCCACTGCGCGAAGGTGGTTCGTTGCCTGCTATCGTGGAAGCCGACGACGAGTTTATGTATGTACTAAAGTTCCGGGGAGCGGGGCAGGGGATAAAGGCATTGATCGCTGAACTTATCTCCGGTGAGATTGCCCGTGTACTTGGCTTTCGGGTACCAGAAATAGTTTTTGTAGAATTAGATGAGGCTTTTGGCAGAACCGAGCCCGACGAAGAGATACAGGACCTGCTGCGCGCCAGCGAAGGCCTGAACTTAGGCCTGCATTATCTTTCTGGTTCGATAACGTTTGATGCGCTGATCACAACCATAGATGAAAGGCTGGCGTCGCAGATTGTGTGGCTGGATAGCCTGGTAACCAACGTAGACCGCACTCCGCGTAACACTAACATGCTGATGTGGCATAAACAACTATGGCTGATCGATCATGGAGCATCACTGTTCTTCCATCATGCATGGCAGAACTGGGAAGAACAAGCCAAGCGACCTTTCGGACAGATAAAAGACCATGTACTACTGCCGCAGGCCACCGAACTCGATGAAGTAGATACAGCGTTTAAAGCTATACTTACAGAAGAACGCATAGCAGCTATAGTAGCACTTGTTCCCGATGAGTGGCTTGCAACAGTTGAGTCGCCGTTTGAAACCGTAGAAGAGCACAGGCAGGCATATGCTACGTTTTTAAATACACGCATTGCACATTCAGAAACCTTTATCAGAGAAGCGCAACATGCAAGGAAAGCACTTATTTGA
- a CDS encoding serine hydrolase domain-containing protein → MKSYYLRLLLVLICISGTVTAQTKAQKAQLKQQLQAKLDSLQQANKFPGATFTVILPDGDKIAIATGIADSTGLIKMSPDHRMLSGSNGKTLFAASAMVLHEQGLFKLDDKIEKYIGDEEWFTRLPNAQSITMRMLLNHTSGIEEYYELGDFMQRLKQNPTHTWKPVEILSYIFDRKPLFEAGKGWGYADTNFILLGYILEKISGKTMYDMANTHVIKPYKLSATEPSVKRNYKRFAVGYSNPTSPFPFHGPMVKNGEMAFSPQFEWTGGGFVSSASDLATWAKGFYNFKAITSESREAITQGVPAKTGRDHLYGLGMQIRPTGFTKYSYGHSGWFPGYISDAAYFPDMNIAMGIQFNTDNFRLLKRSSYAYLLDMAKLVTAMQEKGK, encoded by the coding sequence ATGAAAAGCTATTATCTACGCCTCCTGCTTGTACTGATCTGTATAAGTGGTACAGTAACTGCACAAACAAAAGCACAGAAAGCTCAGCTTAAACAGCAGCTACAGGCCAAGCTAGACTCTCTTCAGCAGGCAAACAAATTTCCGGGAGCTACTTTTACTGTCATACTTCCGGATGGCGATAAAATTGCCATTGCCACAGGCATTGCCGACTCAACAGGCTTAATCAAAATGTCTCCTGACCATAGAATGCTTTCCGGTAGTAATGGTAAAACACTTTTTGCTGCGTCAGCGATGGTACTTCATGAACAGGGATTATTTAAGCTGGATGATAAGATTGAAAAATATATTGGGGATGAAGAATGGTTTACACGACTGCCGAATGCTCAAAGTATAACAATGCGCATGCTGCTGAACCATACATCAGGTATAGAAGAATATTATGAGCTCGGTGACTTTATGCAGCGTCTGAAACAAAATCCCACACACACCTGGAAACCTGTTGAAATCCTGAGCTATATCTTTGACCGGAAACCTTTGTTTGAAGCGGGTAAAGGCTGGGGCTATGCTGATACAAACTTCATACTATTAGGCTATATTTTAGAGAAGATAAGTGGTAAAACTATGTACGACATGGCTAATACCCATGTAATAAAACCGTACAAACTTTCAGCCACCGAGCCATCAGTTAAGCGTAACTATAAACGCTTTGCAGTTGGTTATTCCAATCCTACTTCCCCCTTCCCTTTTCATGGACCAATGGTTAAAAATGGTGAGATGGCATTCAGCCCACAATTCGAATGGACTGGCGGCGGCTTTGTTTCCAGTGCTTCAGATCTTGCTACCTGGGCTAAAGGTTTTTATAACTTTAAAGCTATAACATCAGAAAGCCGCGAAGCGATAACGCAAGGTGTACCAGCTAAAACAGGAAGAGACCATTTATATGGTTTAGGTATGCAAATAAGGCCAACCGGATTTACCAAGTATAGTTACGGACACAGTGGCTGGTTTCCGGGTTATATTTCTGATGCAGCTTACTTTCCTGATATGAACATAGCCATGGGTATACAATTTAATACCGATAATTTCCGCCTGCTTAAACGCTCTTCATATGCTTATTTATTAGATATGGCTAAGTTAGTGACAGCCATGCAGGAAAAAGGTAAGTAA
- a CDS encoding DUF3037 domain-containing protein translates to MQGKHLFEYAVIRVVPRVEREEFMNVGVILYCRDQGFLHSLFNIDHNRLQAFAADLDMQELQERLQAFERICCGRKEGGRIGELGIAERFRWLTAARSTIVQTSPVHPGLCTNASEMLDHLFRQLVL, encoded by the coding sequence ATGCAAGGAAAGCACTTATTTGAGTATGCTGTCATCCGGGTGGTGCCTAGGGTGGAGCGCGAAGAGTTTATGAACGTAGGGGTGATACTTTACTGCCGCGATCAGGGCTTTTTACATTCCCTGTTTAACATAGACCATAACAGGTTACAGGCTTTTGCTGCCGACCTGGATATGCAGGAACTACAGGAGCGGCTTCAGGCTTTTGAGCGCATCTGCTGTGGCCGTAAAGAAGGTGGAAGGATTGGAGAGCTAGGTATAGCTGAGCGTTTCAGGTGGCTTACAGCTGCCCGCAGTACCATTGTGCAGACCTCCCCGGTACATCCCGGTTTATGTACCAATGCTTCCGAAATGCTGGACCATTTATTCCGGCAACTGGTACTATAG